The following coding sequences are from one Eretmochelys imbricata isolate rEreImb1 chromosome 12, rEreImb1.hap1, whole genome shotgun sequence window:
- the CHST4 gene encoding carbohydrate sulfotransferase 4, translating into MLKSNKTIVIVVLAVQSIVFMCFLAQLRSSYSPQEQKPAQVHILILSSWRSGSSFTGQLFSQHPDVFYLMEPAWHVWTAMYQNRAKTLQMAARDLIRSVFLCDMSVFDAYMSTRRNKSDLFQWETSRALCSPPACDLFQRNHIISKTACKTLCSRYPFSKVEEACKTYSHTVLKEVRFFDLTVLYPLLTDPSLNLKIIHLVRDPRAVFHSREKTEAALMRDSNIVVGPQKNQGESGPYNVMQEICKSHIRIYTEGSQALPSFLKGRYMLVRYEDIVNDPLAKAEQLYKFAELHFTPKLQVWVYNITHGKGLGMQAFDISSRDAVNVSQAWRKNLPFQKIEKLQNVCKDAMDVLGYRLLMSKEEQKDTALNLLFTQGPPPGDTGS; encoded by the coding sequence ATGCTGAAGTCAAACAAGACAATAGTGATAGTGGTCCTGGCAGTTCAGTCCATTGTTTTCATGTGCTTCCTCGCTCAGCTTCGCAGCAGCTATTCCCCACAGGAACAGAAACCAGCTCAGGTGCACATTCTCATTCTCTCCTCCTGGAGGTCAGGATCTTCCTTCACTGGCCAGCTCTTCAGCCAGCACCCTGATGTCTTCTACCTGATGGAGCCTGCCTGGCACGTGTGGACAGCCATGTACCAGAACAGGGCCAAAACCTTACAGATGGCAGCACGTGACCTCATCAGGTCTGTCTTTCTGTGCGACATGTCTGTGTTTGATGCCTACATGTCTACGCGGAGGAATAAATctgatttatttcagtgggagaccAGCCGGGCTCTGTGCTCCCCCCCTGCATGTGACCTCTTCCAGCGCAACCACATCATTTCCAAAACCGCCTGCAAGACCCTCTGCAGCAGGTATCCATTCAGCAAGGTGGAGGAGGCTTGCAAGACCTATAGCCACACAGTCCTCAAGGAGGTCCGGTTCTTTGATCTGACGGTTCTCTATCCCCTTCTCACTGACCCTTCCCTGAATCTCAAAATCATTCACTTGGTTCGCGACCCCAGGGCTGTGTTCCACTCTCGTGAGAAAACAGAGGCTGCTCTGATGCGCGACAGTAACATTGTGGTGGGGCCCCAGAAGAACCAAGGGGAGAGTGGGCCATACAATGTGATGCAAGAAATCTGTAAAAGTCACATCCGTATTTATACTGaaggcagccaggcccttcccagCTTCCTCAAAGGCCGCTACATGCTGGTGCGCTACGAAGATATTGTCAATGATCCCCTGGCAAAGGCTGAACAGTTGTACAAGTTTGCAGAGCTCCACTTCACACCCAAACTTCAGGTGTGGGTGTACAACATTACTCATGGGAAAGGCCTAGGGATGCAGGCCTTTGACATCAGCTCCAGAGATGCAGTGAATGTGTCCCAGGCCTGGAGGAAGAACCTGCCTTTCCAGAAAATAGAAAAGTTGCAAAATGTGTGCAAGGATGCCATGGACGTGTTGGGTTATCGACTACTGATGTCCAAGGAAGAACAGAAAGATACGGCACTGAACCTGTTATTTACTCAGGGCCCTCCGCCCGGTGACACAGGGAGCTGA